From one Humulus lupulus chromosome 8, drHumLupu1.1, whole genome shotgun sequence genomic stretch:
- the LOC133796423 gene encoding glycerol kinase, translating to MSSYVGSLDQGTTSTRFIIYDKLARPVGSHQVEFTQYYPHAGWVEHDPMEILESARVCIAKAVDKAKEDGHDVSNGLKAIGLTNQRETTLVWSKSTGAPLHHAIVWMDVRTSSICRKLENELSGGRTHFVETCGLPISTYFSAVKLLWLIENVESVKKAVENGDALFGTIDSWLIWNLTGGVNGGVHVTDVSNASRTMLMNLKTLQWDKPTLETLGIPAGILPKIVSNSEVIGNIADNWGITGVPISGCLGDQHAAMLGQACRKGEAKSTYGTGAFILLNTGEEVIHSKNGLLSTLAYKLGPNSTANYALEGSIAIAGAAVQWLRDSLGVISSASEIEALASNVESTGGVYFVPAFNGLFAPWWRDDARGVCIGITRFTTKAHIARAVLESMCFQVRDVLQSMHKDAGEKGETKNEKGEFLLRVDGGAAVNNLLMQIQADLLGSPVVRPADIETTALGAAYAAGLAVGVWSEEEIFGSGEKSKTDTTFNPKLDGEIRKKKVESWCKAVTRTFDLADLSL from the exons ATGTCGAGTTACGTTGGGTCACTTGATCAGGGAACCACCAGTACGAGGTTCATAATCTACGACAAACTCGCTCGCCCTGTCGGATCTCACCAGGTCGAGTTCACTCAGTATTATCCTCATGCCGG ATGGGTCGAGCACGATCCAATGGAGATTTTGGAGAGTGCGAGAGTTTGTATTGCGAAAGCTGTGGACAAGGCCAAGGAGGATGGTCACGACGTTAGCAATGGTCTCAAGGCAATTGGGTTGACCAACCAGAGGGAGACCACTCTCGTTTGGAGCAAATCCACAGGTGCTCCTCTCCACCATGCCATTGTTTGGATGGACGTCCGTACAAGCTCCATTTGCAG AAAATTGGAAAATGAATTGTCTGGTGGAAGGACTCATTTCGTTGAAACATGTGGTTTGCCCATAAGCACATATTTCAGTGCTGTGAAGTTGCTTTGGTTGATTGAAAATGTTGAGTCTGTTAAGAAAGCTGTGGAGAATGGAGACGCTCTCTTTGGAACCATAGATTCATGGCTTATCTGGAATTTGACTGGTGGAGTCAATGGAGGTGTACACGTGACCGATGTCTCAAATGCTTCTAGGACCATGCTCATGAACCTCAAAACTCTCCAATGGGACAAGCCCACATTGGAAACTCTGGGAATCCCAGCTGGGATTTTGCCTAAGATTGTTAGTAACTCCGAGGTCATTGGCAACATCGCAGACAACTGGGGTATCACTGGTGTCCCAATATCAGGATGTTTGGGTGACCAACATGCTGCCATGTTGGGTCAAGCTTGTAGAAAAGGAGAAGCTAAAAGTACTTATGGAACTGGTGCTTTCATTCTTCTCAACACTGGTGAAGAGGTAATCCACTCAAAGAATGGCCTTTTGAGCACTTTGGCATACAAGCTAGGCCCTAACTCTACAGCTAATTATGCTCTTGAGGGCTCCATTGCGATCGCTGGAGCTGCAGTTCAGTGGCTGAGAGATAGCCTTGGAGTTATTAGTAGTGCTAGTGAGATTGAGGCTTTGGCGTCAAATGTTGAGTCCactggaggtgtctactttgtgCCAGCTTTTAATGGGTTGTTTGCTCCATGGTGGAGAGACGACGCTCGCGGGGTTTGCATTGGAATTACAAGGTTTACCACCAAGGCTCACATTGCTAGAGCCGTGCTTGAGAGTATGTGCTTTCAAGTGAGAGATGTATTGCAGTCAATGCATAAGGATGCTGGGGAAAAGGGCGAGACCAAGAATGAGAAAGGAGAGTTTCTGCTTAGAGTTGATGGAGGTGCTGCTGTTAACAATCTTCTGATGCAGATTCAG GCTGACTTGTTGGGGAGCCCTGTAGTGAGACCCGCTGACATAGAGACCACAGCACTGGGTGCAGCCTATGCAGCTGGATTAGCTGTTGGGGTTTGGAGTGAAGAGGAAATCTTTGGTTCCGGAGAAAAGTCCAAGACTGACACCACTTTCAATCCCAAATTAGACGGAGAAATCAGGAAGAAGAAGGTGGAGTCTTGGTGTAAAGCTGTTACAAGGACCTTTGACTTGGCTGATCTCTCTCTTTAA